One Nicotiana sylvestris chromosome 12, ASM39365v2, whole genome shotgun sequence genomic window carries:
- the LOC138883304 gene encoding uncharacterized protein yields the protein MSSREEKNWVSTSAYAPQAGLDEEVKRRFWEGLDEIVRSIPPTKRLFIGGDFNGHIGSAAGSYGEVHGGFGLGDRNRGGTSLLDFAKAFELVIVNSTFSKREEHLVTFQNSVVKTQIDYLLIRRCDRGLCKDFKVIPGETLVTQHRLLVMDVSIMMKKKKRYAHGRPRNIWGALTKDKSQELDERLSVVGAWRSSGDACTMWSSTANYVREAAREVLGMSKGFSGRHQGDWWWNDVVQGKVERRR from the exons atgtctagcagggaag aaaaaaattgggtatcaacaagcgCTTACGCGCCGCAAGCGGGCTTGGATGAGGAGGTTaagaggcgcttttgggagggTTTGGACGAGATTGTGCGCAGTATTCCACCTACTAAAAGGTTATTTATTGGAGGGGATTTTAATGGCCATATTGGGTCAGCTGCTGGTAGTTATGGCGAGGTGCATGGTGGCTTTGGCCTTGGGGATAGGAACAGAGGAGGTACTTCGCTGTTAGACTTCGCCAAGGCTTTCGAGCTGGTGATTGTGAACTCGACTTTTTCGAAGAGGGAGGAGCATCTAGTTACTTTCCAAAATTCGGTGGTgaagactcagattgattacCTTCTCATCAGAAGGTGTGATAGAGGATTGTGCAAGGATTTCAAGGTTATCCCGGGAGAGACACTCGTGACTCAGCATAGGCTCTTAGTGATGGACGTCAGCattatgatgaagaagaagaagaggtatGCTCATGGCCGACCGAGGAATATATGGGGAGCTTTAACCAAGGATAAATCCCAGGAGTTGGATGAGAGGTTATCCGTTGTGGGAGCTTGGAGGAGTAGTGGAGACGCGTGCACTATGTGGTCATCGACGGCGAACTATGTGAGGGAGGCGGCAAGAGAGGTGCTAGGGATGTCGAAGGGTTTTTCTGGCAGGCACCAAggcgactggtggtggaatgatgtagtccaaggtaaagtggagcGAAGAAGGTAG
- the LOC104218584 gene encoding protein WHAT'S THIS FACTOR 9, mitochondrial: MAMIVRRSRNSVCLLHEVLSSSHSLPCSYIQRQTYVDVYMKWKKDSFFDSIDTIHRSVQLKPLIALKNCIVSSSPDDYCVPISAISKKGLELGIPIKVARFLRLYPSVFEEFTGPNYNLPWFRLTQRAVELDREEREVYVKFKDDIVSRLKKLILMSGREKMLPLKVIQGLQWYLGLPDEFLRNPEDNLDKCFRLVEMEDGLKGLAVNVDGSERFLSMMQRNAMRRGVYSGVKGEVLEFPLFPSKGLRLKRKIADWFDEFQRLPYVSPYENYSGLDPNSDIAEKRVVGVLHELLSLFVEHAAERKKLLCLRKHLGLPQKVHKAFERHPYIFYLSLNNKTCTAILKEAYCDRGATEQHPLAKVRKKYISLMKESEGILKRKRLNNRPHDQGNMNIKDLDYTDDEEVKLQQSSSAL; encoded by the coding sequence ATGGCGATGATCGTCAGGAGAAGCAGAAACTCTGTATGTCTCTTGCACGAAGTCCTCTCTTCCAGCCACTCACTTCCCTGCTCATACATCCAGAGACAGACCTATGTAGATGTGTACATGAAATGGAAGAAAGACTCTTTTTTTGACTCCATTGATACCATTCACAGATCAGTTCAGCTCAAGCCTTTAATTGCTCTCAAGAACTGCATAGTCTCCTCTTCACCTGATGATTATTGCGTCCCCATTTCTGCTATTTCAAAGAAAGGCTTAGAGTTAGGAATACCCATTAAGGTTGCCAGGTTCTTGAGGTTGTACCCATCTGTTTTTGAGGAATTTACTGGCCCTAATTACAATTTGCCTTGGTTTAGGCTGACCCAGAGGGCTGTTGAGCTTgatagagaggagagagaggtgTATGTAAAATTTAAAGATGATATCGTTTCGAGGCTGAAGAAGTTGATACTGATGAGTGGCAGGGAAAAGATGCTTCCTTTAAAGGTAATTCAGGGTCTGCAATGGTATTTGGGTTTACCCGATGAATTCTTAAGGAACCCAGAAGACAACCTTGATAAGTGTTTCAGACTTGTGGAAATGGAAGATGGATTGAAAGGGCTAGCTGTTAATGTCGATGGAAGTGAGAGATTTTTATCGATGATGCAGAGGAATGCAATGAGGAGAGGAGTGTATAGTGGTGTGAAGGGTGAGGTGCTAGAATTTCCATTATTTCCGTCAAAGGGATTGAGACTTAAAAGGAAGATTGCAGACTGGTTTGATGAGTTTCAGAGGCTTCCATATGTTTCACCCTATGAGAATTATTCTGGTTTGGATCCAAATAGCGATATAGCGGAAAAACGAGTGGTGGGTGTGCTTCACGAGTTGCTTAGTTTGTTTGTTGAGCATGCTGCAGAAAGGAAGAAGCTTTTGTGTCTTAGAAAACACTTAGGGTTGCCACAAAAAGTTCACAAGGCGTTTGAGAGGCATCCTTATATCTTCTATTTGTCATTGAATAATAAGACTTGCACTGCAATACTAAAAGAAGCTTACTGTGATAGAGGGGCTACAGAGCAACATCCTTTAGCAAAAGTGAGGAAAAAATACATCAGTTTGATGAAGGAGTCAGAGGGTATACTGAAACGTAAAAGGTTAAACAATAGACCACATGATCAGGGTAACATGAATATTAAGGATTTGGATTATACAGATGATGAAGAAGTGAAACTGCAACAGAGTAGCTCTGCTCTTTGA